In Cryptomeria japonica chromosome 1, Sugi_1.0, whole genome shotgun sequence, the sequence CACAATCAAAtgctactactgcagatagtatgtgtgtacaatatggagtcttcacatgcagaaaggccagctgcctagagctcactgctcaatcacaaaatgggagtcacactaactacaattggatggttaaatccaatgataatgtactgcataagataacatcttcatatgttggattcagtaccggttaagttctgattgccttcacaaaatcctcccttcaaccttcaaatgatgtctgcatgtatagctctgcttatttttgcatataccctattacaatcctttttccaatcgcatatcaatctcataaatgagatcttacatttataccataacctaagaccaattgaataggtcggctcactaaaagatattacaataaaatcaattacaaataaatcgatatctgatgcatgatgtcggctcaatgcatttacaataataataaatcatctccataacgtgtcgtgctgatctggaatagatatgcttgccggtgcataacctgaacctatttgtcggtaataacaaatatgcaaacccgaatagaccaataaccaaatcgccaaaaccaagtgattgaatgatgtctttgacataaccaagtagtctccaagtcattccaattgCCGGTGAACAacataacctgtcggtgaaccaaatactggtgactgtgcataagtcactgacttgccgttgaacaaaaccaaagatctccaagtcatgataaggttgacaagtgttgacatcaatgacaaaaccatatcagcatatccaaaataccaacacccatTTGGCTTCCCCGCACTCTTGGACCATATTAGTTGGTTCATCGTTAAATCCTTAATTCCTTGATAACATTCCATGGGTTAAAGATAGACCCCAGTGAACATTGTACCTACAATCAAATCAACATTATAAAGACTTTATACATCAATTGACCTATGAGCATTGCAAATACTTATTGGGGTTGAGAGAGTATTATACACATGAATTATTAGTAATTAAGTGTAATCACTTGTCGTGCATGGGTTAGATCATTATCTTTAGCTATTGTTGATCACTATGATTGAGGATACTTATGAAACATATGCATTGGGGACATTTCACTTGCCATGTGGAATTTTAATGAGATAGGGGATGAGTTAGTGTGGCAATGTGAATACAATGATAACTGGAAAACACAACTAGATTCAAAAACACATAATAGTGAGAGTTCTTGGCGATTCCGTACATGGAGAACACATTATCTCAAGATGAAATATAGGTAAATTTACACATATAACACTTCGACTATTCATCACTAGGTATTCTTTTTAGTACAAGGTGTTTTGGGTTGTACGCTATTATAACTTTGTACTGCATTCAATGATTCTTATGTGGTTGAGACCACCATGTTACTGTTATATGTGGTTTAAGACCACCTTATTTTGCATGCTATTATTTTCATGTGGTTTGAGACCACCATTTCCCTCCTCCCCTTAGATGGTTTTAACAAGCCACATGTTGTATGTAATGTGATTTCATTAAAGTGTCAAATTTCATTGGACTTTTTTATTTGGTTCTTGTTGATGTGTACTTGTATTTGAGACTAGTAGGCTTTGAATTGCATTATTTTAGGCTACTTATCCATATAAAATTGGTATTGTTCTACTTTCCTCAAGTACTTATtggattcaattttatttttatgataaaTTGTCACTTGTTTGGTTGCCACTTTGACTTTATTCATGTTTATTTATCTTTATTACAAGTTTACATTATGACTTCACTTTATTAAATCTTCTTGGTTTGAGGCAAAGTTGTTGTTGTAAGTGTTGGTATATGTGTAGTGATGTAAAATTGTGTGAACTACCATATCCAGGAGGGGTACCTAGTAGGACTTACAAGGGAGTATATGGCTTGGGGAATTCTATTGTGATGGTGGGAGTTGTGAATGGGGTTGGTATGAGGTGGTTGTAATCCTTTCCTCTTTGATTCATTGTGTGAGATACATGTGTACTCTTCTCTTGGAGGCTAACTCTCttgcaaaaaaaagagaaaggtACTAGAAAATGTATGGAGGACTCATGAGGGAGGGCTTTAAGACCATATTTCCTAATGGTTTCTTTGCACATGATACCTATGATATTACTTTCTTCAGAGATGAGGGACAATGTCTTGATGATTATTCACTATTAGTTCAATGAGACAGAGACATGCGTGGTTATTCAAATAGTTGCAATCTTGGCCTATAAACCTATGGATTTTTCAGATGTACATTGGTGCTTGTCCTTCTCTTAAAACCCATTATGTGAGCCTTGTTTTGTAAGTTAGGTGAGTCCATTTTATGGTATCTGTGAGTTGGCTATGTTGATTTAGCAGTATTGTAGACAAACTAATTGTTTGAGAATAATAAGTATTTACAaaaattaaaagatttcttaaaCACGATGGGTATAATGTATTGATGATGCAATGTGATTTATGGATTCTTATTATTGATCTAACCTATTTTGAGACACTCTTGAGAGATAGTAGTGTTGAATAATTAGTGGGTTGGATAGTGATAACTTAATGATTATGATTGAAACCATCTTGGGTGTGAATTTGTTGGAATTCTGatttatgttgtcactgatgtcaaacttGTTCCGGATGAAGTCTGGCTTGGATATGATCTTGTATTGTTGCAGGTTTTCTTGTCTGGGTGTTTCTATTGAGTTTGATGTAGATTTCTCTATTTGGTGTtcctattgaatttgtgttgatgaAGTATCTTTGTAAAGGTACAATTGTGGCAAGTTCTATATGAAGGATATAGTATATAATTCTCTAGTGGTAGAATGATTTGCGTTCCTTCGGATGATGAAGGTCATGTTTTGTGATTTTGAATATATTGTCTGTGCTTCGCGGATGTTGCATCATCTGGTTTTTAGTTCATAGACTGTAGAAGTTTGATATTGTTGTTCTCTGACAATGAGGGCATCTATCAGACTGGTCTAGAAAGTGCTTGGTGGCCTCCAGATATGTGGAATCGTGTGTTACAGTTTAATGGATATGTTTATTTGGTTCATGCAGTATTTCAATTCAATTCTCTAGTGGTGTTTCTATTCCACAAGTGAGTTATATTGGTTTGTGCTAGGTATGTTCAGTTGTGTTATGTTTTTCAGTGTGCTCgaatggattatcttgattggatcataatttttggtctagatatgcattgaAGGTTGAGTTAGAACATTTGTATGGGTCTCACTATGGTGCGTGGAGATCCACGTCAAGTAATTTGCATTGGAAAATGTTTTAGCTGACTAGTTactaagttttattgcttatctacACATTATGTTTGGTGTCAACTTTGGAAGATATTTTAGTGCATATGATATGTTGGATTCGAGATGTGTTGTGAAggtttttggtcccctctttcttaGAAGTGGATCGCATTGGGTAATTTTGGTCTGGGTGGCTTATTTTATGCAATATTGTTTACTCTTTTTTTGGTCAACCCTCAACTAGGATtttgatgatctaacttgtttttaAGGAGTGGGGATGTATGAGTTGTTACAAATAtatgctttgttgtcattgatgtcaaacaatgtGGTCTAGATGGGTTCTGGTCTAAACATCAACAGAGTTAGCTATAGTGATGAAGTGTTTACAATTATGTTTTTGGATTGGAGGCCACTATGGATTGGTCATATGGTTTGGACATAGATAGTTTGCATTGGTAGTTGATCTGGTTGATATTAGTATGTTTGAATGTTGATCTGGTTCCTTGTTGGTGATGAGGATAGTTGGAAGTTTGATTATTGTTGTCTGGGTGTTTCTTGTTTTGGTCCAGACTTACGCTTTTGTGAAATGATATGATTGGTACATGTGTTCGGGTTATGCTATCATAGTTATATGTAACATATATGTTTGGTTTGGTGATGGCACATGAAGTATTCTTTTGGTCTGAAGTTGCTCATTTTGGTTTGGATCAAGTTCTATGCATTTAATCTTTTGGTTCAATTGTATATTTTGGACAGAGATGTGCATACACATTACAACCTTTCTTTGGGCCAAATTGGTGAAGATGTTTTTTGTTTTGGattggtatatatatacatacacaagaTAGACGAAAATATAGAGATATATGTGTGTGGAATACAAATGTGACAGTTGATACAAGGACAGTGATCCAGATATTTCAGCCAAGTTAGAATTTGTGCTATAACAAAAACTATGATCAACATAAAGAAATGCCTTTATTCATATGGTTCTTTTTCTATAAGTTGTAATAATGTATCTTGCCTTGTTGTAGTTAGCTTCATTGTGCAAGTCCTTTTATTGTATCTTGCACCAAAAGTAGTTAGCCTTGGTCTGCATTGATAAGGAAAATTTCTAGAAGTTCCCTAAAGAGGTGGATTGATGATAGATCTAATGGAAAACTTGATATCTTTTATATTGTACTTATTGTACTTGACATATTTTATATTGTATCTTATATAAAATCACATTTGAATATGTATGTTGTTTTATTTGTGTACTTAGGATGTTGTGAATTTATAGATTGAATTCACCTTATTGATTCTTAAGATCTATTACTTAACTGAAACATTTTTAGATTGTACTAAATAAATATTATAGCTGCATAACATATTGAAAAACAATATCCCAAATAATGatagataaaatattaaaaataaaaaatagaagttcCTATTTATTCTCCATAAAATTATAATATCTTATCTGGTACAGCAAATTTAGCACTCCATTAAAATCTAGTCAGCTATATTATTGGCATGCCCACAGTGAAAATTTTGAAGATGGTTCGATATAGAGGCCATGGAGATTGTATGCCATTGCCAGTCACCAAACCATACTAGTGAAATCACCAGCTGATAAATTCACAGTAATTTAATTATGGAGTGCAGAGCTCTATTTTGGATTGCATGCTTGTTTGCCTATTCATTGTCATGGATAAGAGGTGTGCAAGCTCTCACTCAGGAGGCTCAAATTTTACTGGAAATGAAGAAAACgctgaaggatcctctaaatgcaCTGAACAACTGGAAATATTCCATTCATGCACCTTGCAACTGGAATGGAATTAGCTGCGACAATATTACAGGTATGGTCACTGAGATCGCAATTGAAAGCAAATTTATAAATGGCCCTCTATATTCCAACATTTGCAAACTGCAAAATTTGAAGAAGCTTCGATTGGGAAACAACGCTCTGTATGGAAATTTACCCTCAGATATCATGAACTGCACCAAGCTTCAGTCCCTGAATCTCTCAAAAAATTATTTCTCCGGAACTTTACCAGATTTTTCCCCATTGAAATCCTTGCAGCTTCTTGATGTGATAGACAATAACTTCACAGGTGAATTCCCTCCTTCTGTTTGTAATTTAGCTGAGCTGACTTCCCTCAACCTTGCTAATAATCCATTCAGTCCAGGAAAAATACCCCAGCAGCTCATGAATTTGAAGAAACTCGAGGTGCTATACTTGGCCGGCTGCAATTTGGTAGGAGAAATCCcaagttttatttttaattttacagATCTAGTTCTTCTGGATCTCTCTTACAACTTTCTGGAGGGATCTATTCCAAAGGAGATTTCCAAACTCAGTAAACTCTACCAACTAGAGCTGTATTACAACAATCTTAGTGGAAATATACCCCCAGAAATAGGAAATCTCACAGCTCTAAAATATTTTGATGCATCAAAGAACATGTTGAGTGGAAATCTTCCACAAGAGGTTGGAAATTTGAAAAACTTAGTTTCTTTTCAGCTCTACAGGAACCAGCTTTCCGGTCAAATCCCTGAAACATTTGGTGAGTTTCAATATCTTGAAAGCTTGTCATTGTATCGGAACAATTTCACAGGTCAAGTACCACAGAAGCTTGGCAGTTTGTCAAATTTTGTCTTGATTGATATTGCTGAGAACCAATTCACTGGCCCACTACCAAAAGATATATGCAGAGGAGGTAACCTGCAATACTTTCTTGTTCATAAGAATCGCTTTACAGGAGAACTGCCCAATTCTTATGAAGATTGCAAGAACTTGATACGTTTCAGAGTGGGTATCAATAATCTAACTGGTAAGGTACCCAAAGGAATTTGGGGTttgccaaatgccaacattattGATCTCAGCTTCAATAACTTTGATGGTGAGCTTGGTCCTGAGATCAGCAATGCAAAGAAATTAACAAGCTTCTCTATTAACAATAATCGATTCTCAGGGATCTTGGTGCCAGAGATCGGAATGGCCTCACAATTAGTTAAAATTGAAGTCCAGAACAACCAGTTTACAGGTTCAATCCCACAAGAAATCAGCAGTCTGATACATGTGAGTGAACTGTATTTGCAGGGAAACATGTTTGAGGGATCCATTCCACCTGAAATTGGTTTATGCACTTCTTTGGCTGTTATCAACCTTGCAGAAAACCATTTGAATGGATTGATTCCAGAGTCTTTGGGATCCACTGAAAGTCTGAATTCTCTAAATCTTTCAAATAACAATCTTTCTGGATCAATTCCAAATAGCCTTGGTACATTGAATCTAAGCTTTGTTGACTTCTCCAACAACCATTTATCTGGCCCTGTTCCAAATTCCTTCGTCAGCAACCTTAATAGTGAAAGCTTCTCAGGGAATCCAGGTCTCTGTGTCAAAAGCTCTAGCAGTAACAGTCATCTACTTCGGACTTGTAATGGTTCTCATCTCACGAAAGAATCCAGAAAATTGATATTTATATCAGGGATCATTTTTGGAACAGCAATATTAGTGCTAGTGATTGCGTTGATACTTCTGTGGCGAAAATACCATCAAAACCAAGATGAATTACGTGATAAAAGAGAAAGTACGCGCTGGAAACTTAAAGCTTTTCATGAAATAAGTTTCACTGAGGAGGATATTTCTGAAGCATTGCTAAAGGAAGAGAATATGATTGGAAGTGGTGGATCGGGCAATGTTTATCGTGTGGATTTGCAGAACAATGTAACTGTTGCCGTGAAGCGACTTTGCCCAGTGAACATTAACAGTATCAAGCAAAATGATCTCAACAAACTGATGGCGGCAGAAGTGGATGTTTTAGGGATGGTTCGGCACAAAAATATTGTGAAGCTTTATTGTAGTTTATCAAATGGTAAGTCAAATCTTTTGGTATTTGAATATATGCAGAATGGAAACTTGTTTGATGCTTTGCATAAAGGCTATACAGAAAAGGCATCAAAGGGAAGCGGTTTGCATTTGGATTGGCCTACAAGGTATAACATTGCATTAGGAGCAGCATATGGATTGGCATATCTTCATCATGATTGCTTTCCTACAATTGTTCACAGAGATGTAAAATCTACCAATATTTTGCTGGATGACTATCATGAGCCAAAGATTGCTGATTTTGGTATTGCGAAAGTTCTTGAAGCTG encodes:
- the LOC131066558 gene encoding receptor-like protein kinase 7; protein product: MECRALFWIACLFAYSLSWIRGVQALTQEAQILLEMKKTLKDPLNALNNWKYSIHAPCNWNGISCDNITGMVTEIAIESKFINGPLYSNICKLQNLKKLRLGNNALYGNLPSDIMNCTKLQSLNLSKNYFSGTLPDFSPLKSLQLLDVIDNNFTGEFPPSVCNLAELTSLNLANNPFSPGKIPQQLMNLKKLEVLYLAGCNLVGEIPSFIFNFTDLVLLDLSYNFLEGSIPKEISKLSKLYQLELYYNNLSGNIPPEIGNLTALKYFDASKNMLSGNLPQEVGNLKNLVSFQLYRNQLSGQIPETFGEFQYLESLSLYRNNFTGQVPQKLGSLSNFVLIDIAENQFTGPLPKDICRGGNLQYFLVHKNRFTGELPNSYEDCKNLIRFRVGINNLTGKVPKGIWGLPNANIIDLSFNNFDGELGPEISNAKKLTSFSINNNRFSGILVPEIGMASQLVKIEVQNNQFTGSIPQEISSLIHVSELYLQGNMFEGSIPPEIGLCTSLAVINLAENHLNGLIPESLGSTESLNSLNLSNNNLSGSIPNSLGTLNLSFVDFSNNHLSGPVPNSFVSNLNSESFSGNPGLCVKSSSSNSHLLRTCNGSHLTKESRKLIFISGIIFGTAILVLVIALILLWRKYHQNQDELRDKRESTRWKLKAFHEISFTEEDISEALLKEENMIGSGGSGNVYRVDLQNNVTVAVKRLCPVNINSIKQNDLNKLMAAEVDVLGMVRHKNIVKLYCSLSNGKSNLLVFEYMQNGNLFDALHKGYTEKASKGSGLHLDWPTRYNIALGAAYGLAYLHHDCFPTIVHRDVKSTNILLDDYHEPKIADFGIAKVLEAGREVSTIAFAGTYGYIAPEYAHSFEVTEKSDIYSFGVVLLELVTGKKPVEPEFGESKDIVFWISRKICSQQDAFEVLDSRISKHFEEAMVKVLKIAVRCTLKLPALRPTMREVVQMLVNAEPCSSNSKTTQKNATMDFGMTVRQKTQL